The following nucleotide sequence is from Zea mays cultivar B73 chromosome 1, Zm-B73-REFERENCE-NAM-5.0, whole genome shotgun sequence.
ttttcacagttccatacgaaaaccactaaaagcaggtctagaggtgctttcagatttgcaatGCAAAAAAGTCAGCTTTTCAAAAAAAGCTACTTCCTAGATCTagccctttggtttggcttttacGGGACAAAAGCTAAagacaaaagtcaaaccaaacacaccctaagtatGAGTTGCTTTGTACCTACATCTAATCAAAATTATGTATCTGGATTTAATGAACTAGATCTGTGCAAGTGCATTGCCACAGGAGCCCATCAGTGGAATGAATTCAAGAGGAAACAAAATGTTTAAGATCACCTAGCGTTACAATCCAATCCGCCTAATCTTACTAGGGCTTTGTTCGGTTGCATCTAGATTGAAGTTGATTAGGGAAGATTAAATAGAAGGGATTTAATTCTCTCCAATCCCTTTCGATTTAGACGCAACCGAACACTCCCTACAGGGACACGCTCCCCTACGGTGCGGCCAACCCTGCGGACGAGGACACTTGGATTGGTAACCAACCTCTAATATTGAAATTTTCGTGCTTATATAATATGGTTCGTAAAAAAAATGATACGGTGGCGAATATGTTTAATAGAATTCCTCTAAACATCTCTTTCCATAATAACCTAAAAGCATCTCCAAGATAACCCAAAAGTAAATACTAGTACTCCAACAACTCCTAATATATTATCACAAACATAATTAATAAGGCCCAGAATATCGTATCTGCGAGGCATCATTGCACGTGATGTTTTTTTTTGGCGCCGTGAAACCTTCCTGCGTGGTGTTTCTCCGGCTCTGGGTTTTTTGCAATTTAGCCCTTTCGGATTTATATTTACAAATATGTCCTTTTTAGTTTTATTTTAAAAAAATAGACCCTTAGATCGGTGCCGACACTATTGGTGTCGAGCTATAAAGTGTCGGCGCCAATTATTTTGGCGCCTAGAGCGCCTTACGTGGCACCCCGTAGACGGTGACATGGCCAGGAGTCGGCGCCAACCCCCTTAGTACGGAGCCACTTGCCTCCTCTCATTCTCTCGTTGTCCCTACCCCGCTGCCTCCCTCCCCCACGCCGGCCTCCACCGCCACCTCCCTCCACAGTCGTCCTCCACCGTCGCCTCCCTCCCACGTGCCGCCCTACCCCGCCGCCTACCTCCCCCGCTCCTCTCTCCACCATCTGCCCTCCCGCGCCGCCGTCGTGCGCGCGCGCCGCCCTCCATCGCTGTCGTCCTCCCGCGCCGCTGCCGTGCATGCGCACCGGCCCCATCTCCCgctgcgcgcgcgccgccgccctcccccgTAGTCCTCCCTCCACCGTTGCCCTCCACCGTTGCCCTCCACCGTCACCTCCCTCCCCCGCAGCGCCTCCCTCGTCGCCGCTCCGTCCTCGTTCGGTATGCAAATGTCCTAGTAACTTTTTAGTTATTACATTAGTTAGTACATTAGTTAGTTACTATATTAGTTAGTAACTAATGTAGTTAGTAATCGTAGTAAGTAATGTAGTTAGTTAAATTACTGTGAGTAATGTAGTTAGTAAGATTAGTAGTGATTTTGTTATTGTGAAATGACGACGTTGAATCGTGATTAACGTGATGTTTTTATTGAAAGTGACGTGAAATTGTTGGTTTTAGTAACCTCcatgtgcaggggaggtgctaccGAATTTTTTTACTTAGTATTATGTTGCATTCTTTGTAGAGAGGAGGTCGTCTGACAGCGCCGACAGCACCAGCCTTACTCCACCGTCACCTTAGGTATAGCTCTTTATGTTCAATAGTTTGtagttatttattattactaattcGGTAATAGTAAGTACTTAGATTTAGAGGGTAAATCATTATTAGTTGGTCGAAGTGCATGCATGGTGAGGATTGCTTGGTGCAGATGTTCGTCTAGGGGGGATTGATGGAGGCCGATGTTTCTTCAGATGTCCTTATGCATATCTAAATATTAATTCTAATCATTTGTTCTATATGTTTTTGTTGTTAAGTAAAACTAACTCTAAACATTTACACAACATTCTTTGGTCCAGGAGAATTGTGGGTTCACTCGGTGGGTAGATCCTCGTCCTATTTTTCTGCATGCGGAATATATATCCTAATACATAATAGGATATTTGATATAGAGAGGGAAGTAAGGAACATAAACTAGGAGGAAGGGGGAGACAACAACAATGGAGATGGTTCCTAGGTGCAAGTATGCCCAGATCTATATTGTTGCTGCCATTGTCAAAGAATGGtggtccaccacctcctccaccgtAGCCACAACAGACAACAACAATGGCAGAATACTGTGGAGAAGGGTCCACACAATTTGGAATGTGGGAGCACTACTAGAAAACTCTTTTGTATCAATTGCTTTAAGTGTTTGTTGATTCTCTGTATCAATTGCTTTAAGCCTTCTTCATCAATTGCTTTTAGTGCCTAATTTGAATCTATAATAAAAAGTTCGTTACTACATAACATTGTTTGAGACTAAATAATCATACCAGCATTAATTGAGTTTTATGGAATATGGAATACATAATAAGAAGTTCATTACTACATAACATCATAGAATCAACTAGACTACTGAGTGCAATGGGGCCATTTTCCCTTGCGAAAAGCATCAGGGTTCTCCTCCATTGCGTCCTTTGCACGGCATGCACGctcaagcttcttctccttcttctccctgCATTCAGCAACACGCCTCATTTTCTACTCTTCTACCTGTTGTTGCTCGGTCGCAAGCTCATCTCGTCTTTTTCTATCCTCACTTTGTCCACTGCATCCCACTTTTTAAGATTTTCCAACCACTTCTTGTCGTTTTGGGAGATTTCTGTGTCAATTCACTGCTCAAAATCACAGAGCGGTGGAGGAGTCTACAAAACATGCAATGATTAGtacaaaaacaaaacatgcaTCACTTCGTATGAAAATTGTAAACTAATTAAAAAATTATTCTCACCATTAAATTCATCCAGCGCTGAACAATCGTTGGCTCAAATACAtagttagcacacatccaataccTCTATCAATAGGTATCATCATCCTCAAACTTGTCAACCTTGCAAGGATCACCATAAAAACACATAGGCACTAGAACACCCATTGGCAAAGGCAGCGGGTCGAAGGCAGTTCCGGTCAAAGAACCCTTCCTAAATTTCGATAAGTTTTATAAGACTCAGAAATATTAGTTATTATATTTTATACAACACTTACCTTTGTTTAGCAGATTTATCGCGCCTAGACATCCTACAAATCGATAATATGACGATCAGAAATGAttctaaaactgattcccaaaccCTAACCTTATTAATCGAACATAacaaaagaggaaaaaggagggaGATTACCTTGATACAGAGTTACAATGGATCCAAGTCGCTGATTTAGGTTGATGTTTGTCGTTTGGAAGAAGAGATATGAGTACAAAGAACTGACGGTCAAAGCGAGATATTTATAGCCACTTAGGTCGGCGCCAAGATCCATGCACCAAGgtaggcgccacagatcttggcgcctacCTCGGCGCCAAGGGTGATGGCGTCTGCCTGCTGTCACGTCAGGTCCATGTTGGCGTCGATGCTTACATCTAGTTGCCAAAATAATTGGTGACGACACGTTATAGCTCGACACCAATATTGACGACGCCGACCTATGGGTCCATTTTTGGAAATGAAACTGGAAAGTGCGTATTTGTGAAAATAAAACCCGAAAAGGGCTAAATTGCAAAAAAAAGACGGCTCTCCGGCTCCCCACACTGAACAAGGACGAGAGAATATCTCCAAACGCAGCAGGGCCCCTCCAGCTGTCGATCTCCTCAGCCTTGCAGCACACCGGCGCTAATCCGAGTGACTGCGCCGGCCTATAGGTACCCTGTCGCTTCCTTTCTTCGCGTCCTCTCTTGGGTTCTTCGCTTCTCTGTCTTGCGCTGTTCTAGAAAACTTCAGATTTGGGGCTTCTTCCTTCGAATGTCAGTTTGATTTGTACTGGCATGTTTTGTTTGTAGTTCCCGGTGGGCCACATCCACCAGCAGCTCAAGTCGTGTGCCTCGGCTCACGACCGCGTCGGCGCCATATGTTCCATACTGTCGAAGATGGAGCCATCGGGCGCCGGTGACAGCAGGCCGAAGGTAGGGGAGCCCAACGCGGTGGCACCAGCAAGACCGAGATCGTGGCGCAGTGATGCGCGCGAAATCGAGTTAGGAAGGTGACCGGTAGTGGCGCGAAAGGGAAAAGCACGCATAGGCAGCTGTGGAACTTTGTGTAGGGACATGTTGTTTTTCGCCTGCGAGAGTTTTGGACCGGCTCCAAGAGACCCTCTAAATGGTCTACCCTAAATTGTAGAGAAGATTCACATCATCTACTCTCTTTAGCAGCGTCCTTTAAACAAACATCTATATTTAAAGAACGCTACTAGATCTTCTATATATAtagtttctctctcctctcctctatcTATTTAaatactttaaacaaccggtttaacaaaactaaaatatgGACAATACATTTAAGagtgacaaatacgtatgtacaaaaaataaaaaatgtttcTAATATAGGTAATTgcgtatagaggacgtgatttagaggatgttgttacagaagaagaagatatagtGGACGTTGCTGAAGACAGTCTTAGAACGCTACATATAACTGTTGGAGACATTTTTTCATTTTTTAAATAAGGATTAGGACTAGGTTAAGGATCACTTAGAAATGCTCTAATATGTTGGAATAGATTGGTCTCAAGTATTGTTCATACTAATCTATCTAGTGAGAGAGATGAGTTCAAACATAATTTGCCAGCCTTGGGGCTTTTTACGATATGTTCCATGTACAAGGCTCTTATTAATAGCAACAACTAATATGCAATCAGACCTTAtatgcaagcgtgcaagcaagCATCTTATTTTGTTAGATCATGATCTAATTGTAGACATGATCGTGGTTTGTTAGGGGCTTTTCTATAAATCTACATGAGCTAgtggtggaagggtttaagtgttaaatgtgatACATGGTTGGATCATAATCTAACGAACCAGAAACCTCGTGTGCACGCTTGCACATAAGACATGATTGCATATTAGTTGTTGCCCTTATTAATAATGCTAAAGTTTTCTATTTCAAACCTCTATAGAAGTTAAAAATAGCTCTAAAAATTAAGATCTTTATGTGGTATCTCATTAGAGGTGTGGTCTCACAAAAGAAAATCTAGCTAAGCATAATTGACATGGAAGTAAAAAATGTGTGTTCTGTTACTCGAATGAATCTATACAACATCTGTTTTTTACATGTCATTACGCTAGATTCTTTTGGAGACTTTTAGGGTGTTGTTTCAATTTAAGTACCCTAAGATTAATGAAACGTATTTTGGGTCCTGGTTACATGGGGTCTCTCTCACAGTTAAAAATCTGATTATTACAGGTGTTGCAACTTTGTTTTGGGCTATCTAGATAAGTCGGAATAACTTAGTGTTTGACTAAACCCCGATGGTTACTTATTTGTAGGTTTTGTTTCGGCGACCCATTGGCTTAGGTTCTAGGGACATTTGTAGAAGTATGAAGACAAGGAAATAATCAAGGAGACGTGTTGACGGATCGAAGCAACGTCTATGTAATTTTTCTCTTGTTTTGGTTGGAGTTTCACGATCAGGATTGTGTTATGAGGATGCTAGCCTTTTTGTTAAATGTCATGTTCATGTTTGTGTTGTAAGACTACACTCTAGGTTGTTGCGTGTGCTGGTCCTTTTGTGGTCAGTTTGTAAGCCTGGTTGTACCCTCCTTGTAGGGGACGAAGCCGAAACTTtgtttccattatctaaaaacCCTGTGGACGAGGAAGCAAAGTAATTAACAACCAACTCGCTCGCTCCATTTTCAATCATTCTCTTTAAGTTGTGGCCAGTAGATCGTACTTATAGCATGTGTAAAATATTGTTTGATATGTAGATTGTCTGTTAATATAGTGGAGTTTGCAATAGGATATGAGATGAGTAAAACTACTGGTTCCATATATTATAGGTCGTATCGCTCATTCTAGTTCTAGCCCCACACCATCCTCCTCCTCTAATGGTCTAGTGGGTATGCCAATTACCGACACGCCATGCAAGGACCATCCAAGGCAAGAGAGAGGATCTATTTGTTTGTATACCTAAGATGCCATATATTTTTTGCCACACTTGCTTAAGGATAGAcgttcaaattctttgccatattTTGACAAGCCTAAATAAACCTTGCAACACTTTTACAAGTCGAGTAAGACTTATGCCGCAAAAAAATCTTTCCACAACTGTGgctacaaagtacaaaccaaacaCATGTCTAAGCTAGTCAAACTAGTCTAACCTTAGACATGACAAAATGTGGTAAGTTAGACAACGCTCATCCCACTCTTACCACATGATTTCAGTTTCAACCTCTTCATCTATGGAGGCAGGCGGGGACAATGTTGTTGGCTCACCCATTAAACGCCTACTGCGACGGGTGGCTGAAAAATGCTAAGTTCACGAGGTTGGGTGTGATAGTGGTTGTGTTGTTACCGCCTTGCTCTACTGATTAGCCATCGTGCTAGTGGCTACGTATGGGAGGCTTTAGGTCGGCGAGGTTTCGACCGCTACAACCGATGCAGTAGTGGATGTGGACAAGTGGCTCCGTCTTCGCATTAGCTACTGCGACGACCTATTCGATGGAAAGTGGGTTTGCATTGTAAGGGAGCGTGCTCATATTCTAATCGCGAGCGATAGTGGCTTCTTCTCCATGGTCGGTTAACGTGTTACGACAAATATTCAGTGATGCAATCTTGAGGAGCCTCCATATCCCATCTTCTATCTCACCCCTATTTCTAACTACACTCTGTAAACAGTGTAGTCTACAGTACAAAACAGTATTTTGCACGACCACATGCACGCTCTGTTGAGCATGGTATCAGCAGTTGTAGGTCGAAGAAGaggactattgggggccttccttttccgaaggtcctaaaaaacgtgactaaccatatgttttcagtgtaacatagactgttataaaaggcttcggctttgggatgaaggttcTCTTTCTAGCGAAAGTATGTGTGATATGAAGATACAACCCAAAGGCAAAACCAACGGACGCTGAAATTGTGgttaaaggagcttcggcttaatacgatgacgaaggtggaagatgaaaccgacctaaaggggaaaagactactttgCCCTTGATAGTTTGCTTTATGATtaagagtaaatgtcagggacatggatgtaattttgtccaggctgcgtaccgtgcctataaatagataaacagtaagATCGTACTTTATTTACCTTCTGTAATGATTATCCATGTTTATCCATTGATATTCATGTTTATCCATGTTTATCCATgtttataaaataagaatataaataatatcaTGTTTATCCATGTTTATCCATGTTTATCCATTGATATTTACCTTCTGTAATTTTCTCGCATTTTTATCTTCTGGCAAGCCAAAGGTATTAATATAATAtcaatatcattgatgtttatccatgtttataaaatgagaatataaataatctaatgatctgtaatgattattcatgttcttttgtgtttcatgtaactttatttatattcattcattgatatgatgaaggtatgcccttcatgacctttgtctgaagatcattatatcccaaaggagataatacttcgaaggacgaagatctttaatcattaacaattgtgttgctctgTTCTTGATatatagcattcgagaacaagaaCCAACATTGGCATAATCGATATTTTGCCACTTTTTGGATCCACTAAAATGAATA
It contains:
- the LOC111590587 gene encoding vegetative cell wall protein gp1-like, which gives rise to MFCDIHFGGCSFQIKESAPTPLVRSHLPPLILSLSLPRCLPPPRRPPPPPPSTVVLHRRLPPTCRPTPPPTSPAPLSTICPPAPPSCARAALHRCRPPAPLPCMRTGPISRCARAAALPRSPPSTVALHRCPPPSPPSPAAPPSSPLRPRSRGGRLTAPTAPALLHRHLRFCFGDPLA